One Thermoproteales archaeon genomic region harbors:
- a CDS encoding formylmethanofuran dehydrogenase subunit A, whose product MELLIKNGFVYDPLNGINGEVMDIGVKNGKIIDPSQVDLSRAKIIDAKGKTVMPGGVDLHSHIAGPKVNAGRVMMPGDHYKSFIKFRKGVHRSGTGKRTPSTFLAGYRYARMGWTTVVEPASPPLETRHTHEELDDIPIIDKICFLLLDSNRILLDYISKGDFYSFKNALMWLLESTKCYAVKLVDPGVAIPWSLGKGYGMDVDDTIEPYGITPREIVTNFAKANEELKLPHPIHVHCNKLGIPGNCETTLKTMKAISDGLSMHVTHVQFNSYLGESWFDVRSGSEEIAKYVNTHLNISLDAGQIDFGTAITMTADAPFEYALFHLTKWKWAGSEVENESAAGIVPFKYKKKNMVNAVQWCIGLEVMLLIEDPWRVILTTDHPNGAPFTRYPKFIALLMSKKYREELLKKISRAGLKRSILPSIDREYTPYEIAVITRAAPAKLLGIHSFKGHLGVGADADIAIYDINPETIDFSSDYLKVKEGFSRALYTIKNGEIVVKEGEIVKEFFGETIAIKFKERPDKEVMRDIESKFQQYYTVNLSNFVIEDEEIRKLKYIPVGE is encoded by the coding sequence GTGGAGTTGTTAATTAAGAATGGTTTTGTTTACGATCCTCTAAATGGGATAAATGGAGAAGTAATGGATATAGGAGTTAAAAACGGGAAAATAATAGACCCCAGCCAGGTCGATTTGTCAAGGGCAAAAATTATCGACGCTAAAGGAAAAACCGTTATGCCTGGAGGCGTAGATCTGCACTCTCATATTGCCGGGCCTAAAGTAAACGCTGGAAGAGTCATGATGCCCGGAGACCATTATAAAAGCTTTATAAAGTTTAGGAAGGGGGTCCACAGGTCTGGAACTGGCAAAAGAACCCCATCAACCTTCCTAGCGGGATATAGGTATGCTAGAATGGGATGGACTACTGTAGTCGAGCCAGCTTCTCCGCCTTTAGAAACTAGACATACTCATGAAGAGCTAGATGACATACCTATAATAGACAAGATATGCTTCCTCTTACTAGACTCTAATAGAATACTCTTAGACTATATTAGCAAAGGCGATTTTTACTCATTCAAAAATGCTTTAATGTGGCTGCTTGAAAGCACTAAATGCTACGCTGTGAAACTAGTCGATCCTGGAGTAGCCATACCATGGAGTCTAGGTAAGGGATATGGCATGGACGTAGACGATACTATAGAACCTTACGGAATTACCCCTAGAGAGATAGTAACTAATTTCGCTAAGGCAAACGAAGAGCTGAAGCTGCCTCATCCAATACACGTCCATTGCAATAAGCTAGGTATTCCAGGAAACTGCGAAACAACTCTTAAAACTATGAAAGCTATTTCCGATGGATTAAGCATGCACGTTACCCACGTTCAATTTAACAGCTATTTAGGCGAGTCATGGTTTGATGTAAGATCGGGAAGCGAAGAAATCGCTAAATATGTCAACACTCATCTAAACATCAGTCTTGACGCTGGGCAGATCGATTTTGGAACAGCAATAACCATGACGGCTGATGCTCCTTTTGAATACGCGTTGTTCCACCTAACAAAATGGAAATGGGCTGGCTCAGAAGTAGAAAACGAGAGCGCGGCTGGCATCGTTCCTTTCAAGTATAAAAAGAAGAACATGGTGAATGCTGTACAATGGTGTATAGGTCTTGAAGTTATGCTTTTGATCGAGGATCCCTGGAGAGTGATTCTTACAACGGATCATCCAAACGGAGCTCCATTTACACGCTATCCAAAGTTCATAGCATTATTGATGAGCAAAAAATACAGAGAAGAGCTTCTTAAGAAAATAAGTAGGGCAGGTTTAAAGCGTTCAATACTGCCTAGCATAGATAGGGAATACACGCCTTATGAAATAGCCGTAATTACTCGAGCTGCTCCAGCAAAGCTACTTGGAATCCACTCATTTAAGGGGCATCTAGGAGTAGGCGCAGACGCCGACATAGCTATTTACGACATAAACCCCGAAACTATAGACTTCTCAAGTGACTACCTGAAAGTCAAAGAGGGCTTTAGTAGAGCCTTATACACTATCAAAAATGGCGAAATAGTGGTTAAAGAAGGCGAAATAGTCAAGGAGTTCTTTGGAGAAACCATAGCCATCAAATTCAAGGAAAGACCAGATAAGGAAGTCATGCGCGACATAGAGAGTAAGTTCCAGCAATACTATACGGTAAACTTGTCGAATTTCGTGATAGAAGATGAAGAAATTAGAAAACTAAAATACATCCCTGTAGGTGAGTAA